In candidate division KSB1 bacterium, the DNA window TACACCGCCACCCAGGCCTGCTTCGGCTCGGGCAGGTGAAGCACTAGAGAGGCCGAGGTGTTGCAGGGATTCGGGTAGGGCTGGCTAAGGACACAGGTAGGCGCACCCGAGCTAACTTGTGGAGCGGGCACGCTGGTTATGTAGGCGTCGTAAGCCTGGCGGAGAACAGCGAGCGCCCGTCTCGCCAAGTCCGCCTCAGCCTGCAGCATGACCTGCGGCGGCACGGGATTGGCACGCCACAGCACCATGAGACTTTCGGCCCTAGCGAAAATAGCATCCTCTGCGGGGAAGAGCGTGTACCAAAATCCGCCTCCCTTGCCATCCCGAAGTTTGTAGGAGTCGATGTAGTTGCTGTTCTCCGCATAGTCGAACAGGAGACTCTTGATGGCCAGGGCGGCATCACACAAGGGGGCGGTCACTTCGCCATTGGCGGCGGCAGGCGTGTTACCCACCGGCCAATAGGGCACAGCAACCGCACCGGCCGGCTGACCCAGCATGGCCCACATCGTGCTCAGACGCGCCGGCTCGCCCGGCCGCACACCCTGGATGACGGCCGCCGATACCGAAGTGGAGCGGCAGATGCTGAGGTAGCAGTAGATATAGCCAAACGGTCTGTTGCTCTGCCAGCGTGCAGGGAAGGGTACTGGCACGGGATTGCTGTTGGCGTCAGAAAAGTCACGCATTTGCGTACGAAGGATGCTGCGATAGCCAAGCGTGTCCCCGGCCCAAAAATCCGCAATCAGCTTAGTGGTTCGCCGGTAGCGCTCAATGCCACTGCTACCACCACCGTGGAGGGCAAAGTTGGTGCGCAACACATAACCCTGAGAGGCGACTGAAGAGTCGTTGGCGTCGTACTTCCAGTACTGCGTGCCGGCGGTCTCAAAAATGGCCGCAGCCCCGGTGCTGTCAATGACGGCAAAGTTTGCCTGGGTGGTGCGCCCGGTAAGGTTGGTGCGGTCAAGAAGGGCCTGGAACTCTGCCACCGACGCGCAACTGCCTAATGCGTCCTTCATCAGGGTAGCATTGCTGGGACCGGTGGCAGCGGTTGGAAGGTCGCTCGACAGAGAGTTGAGGATGGCAAAGCCCCTCTCGTTCACGCCCATCCACGGAGTGGTGGAGCCAGCGCTCACCACGGCCACGAAGCGGTACAAAGAGCCGGTAACCCACACCACTTCGTTGTTCACCTGGCCGGCGTCTCGGGTCTTCCACACCATGGGGCGCCCGTCAGCAGTAGCCCGGGCAGAGGCCACGCCGATGGTGCACTCCTCCAGCTGATGTTCAGGCAACTCCTCCCATGGCCCTTCAGCTGGGGCCATCGCCATGACCCCTGCCAGCACTATGCCCACCACGATGGTGATGCGCATCCTCATCCTCACCACCACACCTGACCACGGGCTTGTCCTGCCCATTGACAGGTCCCGTGCGTCTGTTGCCGCGTCGCAAGCAGCAAGATGTCGTGAGTCCATTGTGGCGCAGGGCCTCCTCTGCGATGCCGCGGAACTCCAGGTGCCGGCATCTTCGCCCTCAGGTGCTCAGGCTTGACAAGCTCCACCCTGGCTGGACCGCGCCTTCGCCACCTGGCTGACCTGCACCGGGAATCGGCTGATCACCGCACTATCGTCACCTTCCGCATGAAACGCGCAAGTTCCTGGCCTTGTTGGTCGTGAACCTCCAACAGGATGAAGTATACCCCGCTGGCTAGTTCCCTTCCACGTCCATCCTTGCCATCCCAACGCACGGCTCCGCGGCCTGAAGGCTGCCTGCCTTGCAGGAGGGTACACACCTCCTGCCCGAGCAGGTTCACCACCGTCATCTTCACCACTGCAGGCCGCGGCAACGAATAGGCGATTTCGGTTTGGCCATTGAAAGGATTGGGGTAACACGGATAGAGGCGGTAGGAGTCAGGAGCTTCCTGACCGCCACTTACTGTAAGCGATGTTGCCAACCCATCTTTGACCAAGACATCATCGATGTTCCAACCGCCCGCCACGAGGTTGTCGCCGTTGGATGTGAGTCCAAAAGAGACCACCACCTGGGGATTGCCGTCCGCAATGGCCGAAATGTCCACAAGCTGGACCGTCCAGCTGCGGTCAAAGAGCCCTTCTGGAGGACTTGTCCAGACCACCTGGTCATTCACCAAGACGGTAGCAACGTCCCCGGCGCGCACATTGAGCCATCGCATGAAACGTAGCCCCACCTTCTGGTAGCGGCTGCAGTCGATCGTTGGGGAGTTCAGGTAGCAGTTGACATTGGCTTGGTAGGATCCGTCCCAACCTTCGCCTCCCAAGTCGTTGCCCCAGCAATATTGACCCGAGTAGGCTGAGCGGGGGTCTTGCCCGCTCGCCTTTCCTTGGGGAGTTCCCCACTGCCAGTCGTCCTGCAGATTGGATGGGTTGCCCCGCACC includes these proteins:
- a CDS encoding T9SS type A sorting domain-containing protein; the protein is MDSRHLAACDAATDARDLSMGRTSPWSGVVVRMRMRITIVVGIVLAGVMAMAPAEGPWEELPEHQLEECTIGVASARATADGRPMVWKTRDAGQVNNEVVWVTGSLYRFVAVVSAGSTTPWMGVNERGFAILNSLSSDLPTAATGPSNATLMKDALGSCASVAEFQALLDRTNLTGRTTQANFAVIDSTGAAAIFETAGTQYWKYDANDSSVASQGYVLRTNFALHGGGSSGIERYRRTTKLIADFWAGDTLGYRSILRTQMRDFSDANSNPVPVPFPARWQSNRPFGYIYCYLSICRSTSVSAAVIQGVRPGEPARLSTMWAMLGQPAGAVAVPYWPVGNTPAAANGEVTAPLCDAALAIKSLLFDYAENSNYIDSYKLRDGKGGGFWYTLFPAEDAIFARAESLMVLWRANPVPPQVMLQAEADLARRALAVLRQAYDAYITSVPAPQVSSGAPTCVLSQPYPNPCNTSASLVLHLPEPKQAWVAVYNARGEQVAVLCDGQVLSGKHLLTWDGRDHAGRPLPSGVYFVQARTSHRQQTRRCVLVR